A genome region from Christensenella minuta includes the following:
- a CDS encoding L-fucose/L-arabinose isomerase family protein, which translates to MDIKEVKKKGKVGLMVCGHKEYWPQFPGMKEQFIKNATDFKKLLESQGVEVITYTNAAGDFIVDTTEDGYKAGLMFKAEDIDLLFQFNCAYVASGRYVQGIKAAGCPVVIVGYQMSLDVSKATTYWTHAGGGACPLPEAYNALTRSGIEPAGLEYGHYLIPGFDTRFTKNISEWCRVATALRCMKGSIFGHLGHTYEGMLDMNFDPTTIERTFGIHVKMVEMCEFVDYVHSATDKEIKDKIKMIRDTFEFLDPSYDPTTRKIMDEDLDWTARVSVGMDKLVSNNNLSGVAYYYEGLNNEYEKVACSMIIGNSLLVSAGIPFAGESDMKTCVAMYITSCLGCGGSFAEFCPTIFEEKIQMVGHDGPHDIRISDGKPQMRALTTFHGKKGEGLSVDFSLKEGPITMLGLSSDIDGNYSFSVAEGESQKGPKPANGNTMTRGYFGEGDIGAFVEDWSCSGINHHFSLSLGHNASVLKKLAKTLNIPFKQVR; encoded by the coding sequence ATGGATATCAAAGAAGTAAAGAAAAAAGGCAAAGTTGGGCTTATGGTATGTGGGCACAAAGAATATTGGCCCCAGTTCCCGGGCATGAAAGAACAGTTCATAAAAAATGCTACGGATTTTAAAAAACTGCTTGAATCCCAAGGCGTAGAGGTTATTACCTATACAAATGCAGCAGGAGATTTTATTGTAGACACTACGGAAGATGGCTATAAAGCGGGTCTCATGTTTAAGGCGGAAGACATCGATCTCCTCTTCCAGTTTAACTGCGCGTACGTTGCTTCCGGCAGATACGTACAGGGCATAAAAGCGGCAGGATGTCCGGTTGTTATTGTTGGCTATCAAATGTCCCTTGACGTTTCCAAGGCGACTACATATTGGACACATGCAGGCGGCGGCGCATGCCCGCTTCCGGAAGCCTACAACGCCCTGACACGCAGCGGGATCGAGCCGGCCGGCCTTGAATACGGGCATTATCTTATTCCTGGTTTTGACACGCGTTTTACAAAAAACATTTCTGAATGGTGCCGCGTTGCAACAGCTCTCAGATGTATGAAAGGATCAATCTTCGGACACCTTGGCCACACATACGAAGGAATGCTTGACATGAATTTTGATCCCACAACGATAGAACGCACGTTCGGCATCCATGTCAAAATGGTAGAAATGTGCGAGTTTGTGGATTATGTACATTCGGCGACGGATAAAGAAATAAAAGATAAAATAAAAATGATAAGGGATACATTTGAATTTCTGGATCCAAGCTATGATCCCACGACAAGAAAGATCATGGATGAAGACCTTGACTGGACGGCGCGCGTTTCTGTCGGCATGGATAAGCTGGTATCCAACAACAACCTTTCCGGAGTTGCTTACTATTACGAAGGCCTTAACAACGAATACGAAAAAGTTGCCTGCAGTATGATAATAGGCAATTCGCTCCTTGTTTCCGCAGGAATTCCTTTTGCGGGCGAATCTGATATGAAAACATGTGTTGCAATGTATATTACAAGCTGCCTTGGCTGCGGCGGTTCATTTGCGGAATTTTGCCCCACTATATTTGAAGAAAAAATACAGATGGTCGGCCATGATGGCCCGCACGATATCCGCATCAGCGACGGCAAACCGCAGATGCGCGCGCTTACAACTTTTCACGGCAAAAAAGGCGAAGGCCTTTCGGTCGATTTCAGCCTGAAAGAAGGCCCCATAACAATGCTTGGGCTTTCAAGCGATATTGACGGGAATTACTCTTTCTCAGTTGCCGAAGGCGAAAGCCAGAAAGGGCCGAAACCGGCAAACGGCAACACTATGACGCGCGGATACTTTGGTGAAGGAGATATTGGCGCGTTTGTAGAGGATTGGTCTTGCTCGGGTATCAACCATCACTTCTCCCTGAGCCTTGGACACAATGCCTCCGTATTGAAGAAACTCGCAAAGACCCTGAATATTCCGTTTAAACAGGTTCGGTAG
- a CDS encoding AraC family transcriptional regulator has product MPTLTKTYTKDWSEDSIWIINTPSELAREAFFYVQEIGMFQCFSNYYTEHEDIASFLVMLTLAGESDYRYQNKTYRLKPGDLFFADCMEYHALRPHGSARWDMMWIQFNGVAAQSYYQQFLRQKTPVIRVGTMGPVYNYLTELIEVNQKKSMYSELVSSKLITGLLTEILILSGAAYSTKTNIPEYIQEAIKDIDAHFKDNLSLDYFARTLMVSKYHLLKEFKKYTGFTPNDYLRMTRINHAKKLLRFTDMNIYEVAENAGFQNTGYFINTFKKIVGMTPLQFRRQDSF; this is encoded by the coding sequence ATGCCTACACTAACAAAAACTTATACAAAGGATTGGTCTGAGGATTCTATCTGGATCATCAATACGCCCAGTGAGCTGGCACGAGAAGCGTTTTTCTATGTGCAGGAGATTGGAATGTTCCAATGTTTCTCTAATTATTATACAGAGCATGAGGACATTGCATCTTTTCTTGTGATGCTTACGTTAGCCGGTGAGAGCGACTATCGGTACCAGAATAAGACCTACCGCCTGAAACCGGGAGATTTATTTTTCGCGGACTGCATGGAGTACCATGCCCTGAGGCCCCACGGTTCGGCACGTTGGGATATGATGTGGATTCAGTTTAACGGTGTAGCCGCGCAAAGTTATTATCAGCAGTTTCTGAGGCAAAAAACGCCCGTGATTCGCGTTGGTACGATGGGGCCGGTCTACAATTACCTGACGGAGCTGATCGAGGTGAATCAGAAAAAAAGCATGTATTCGGAACTGGTCAGTTCCAAACTCATCACCGGGCTGCTGACCGAGATTCTGATTTTGTCCGGTGCGGCTTATTCCACAAAAACCAATATCCCCGAATATATCCAGGAAGCAATCAAGGATATTGACGCGCATTTTAAAGATAACCTGAGCCTGGATTATTTTGCCAGAACTCTCATGGTCAGCAAATACCATCTGCTGAAGGAATTTAAAAAATACACTGGTTTTACGCCCAACGACTATCTTCGCATGACGCGGATCAACCATGCAAAAAAGTTACTTAGGTTTACCGATATGAACATCTATGAAGTCGCGGAAAATGCCGGCTTCCAGAATACCGGTTATTTCATTAATACCTTCAAAAAAATCGTTGGAATGACCCCCCTTCAGTTCAGACGGCAGGATTCCTTTTAG
- a CDS encoding L-rhamnose mutarotase encodes MKKYAWIWYIKEECVDEYVRMHRNPWPEIMEAHRKAGIRNYSIFRNGLQFFYVFECDDVQRAMQYMDNDEDCKRWNEITSRMVEGSFDLGSEEPVEYLDEIFYLE; translated from the coding sequence ATGAAAAAATATGCGTGGATTTGGTATATAAAAGAGGAGTGCGTGGACGAGTATGTACGGATGCACCGCAATCCCTGGCCCGAGATCATGGAGGCCCACCGCAAAGCCGGGATCAGGAACTATTCCATCTTCCGAAACGGCTTGCAGTTCTTTTATGTGTTTGAATGCGACGATGTCCAAAGGGCAATGCAATATATGGATAACGATGAAGACTGCAAGCGTTGGAACGAGATTACATCCAGGATGGTAGAAGGCAGTTTCGATCTCGGATCGGAAGAGCCCGTTGAATATTTGGATGAAATTTTTTATCTGGAATAA